A single region of the Nitrospira sp. genome encodes:
- the proC gene encoding pyrroline-5-carboxylate reductase: protein MLSGRQIGFVGGGNMAEALLAGVLRKGLTTPEHLIVSDPLSSRREWLARNFGVVVTADNHVAVRGADMVVLCVEPQVLDDVLTELEPSLRSHPLMISVAAGYPLSRIQARLAWATRLVRAMPNTPSAIGDGVTAMSPAAGLSSSDREAAQRLFESVGIVAVVEERLMDAVTGLSGSGPAYVFAMVEALADGGVLAGLPRGTAQQLAAQTVAGAARMVLQQGEHPAVLKDRVASPGGTTIAGLSRLEQGRLRATLMSAVEAATQRSQELGKNESHHL from the coding sequence ATGTTGAGCGGACGACAGATCGGGTTTGTCGGCGGCGGCAATATGGCCGAGGCCCTGTTGGCGGGTGTATTGCGAAAGGGACTGACGACGCCCGAGCATCTTATTGTGAGCGACCCGCTGTCTTCCAGGCGAGAATGGTTGGCCCGGAACTTTGGCGTGGTCGTGACAGCCGACAATCACGTAGCGGTTCGTGGCGCGGACATGGTGGTGCTCTGCGTCGAGCCGCAGGTGCTCGATGATGTGCTGACGGAGCTTGAGCCCTCGCTCCGATCGCATCCACTGATGATCTCGGTTGCCGCGGGGTATCCCTTGTCGCGCATCCAGGCTCGACTTGCTTGGGCAACCAGACTGGTCCGTGCAATGCCCAATACGCCGTCGGCCATCGGCGACGGTGTCACGGCGATGAGTCCGGCGGCTGGATTGTCCTCGTCTGATCGTGAGGCCGCGCAGCGGTTGTTTGAATCGGTGGGAATCGTCGCGGTGGTCGAGGAACGACTGATGGATGCGGTCACCGGGTTGAGCGGAAGCGGTCCGGCCTATGTGTTTGCCATGGTCGAGGCGCTGGCCGACGGCGGGGTCCTGGCCGGATTGCCTCGGGGGACTGCACAACAGTTGGCGGCCCAAACGGTGGCGGGCGCGGCCCGTATGGTGCTACAGCAGGGGGAACATCCGGCGGTGTTGAAGGATCGTGTGGCGTCGCCCGGCGGGACCACGATTGCCGGATTATCTCGATTGGAACAGGGCAGGCTGCGGGCCACCTTGATGTCGGCCGTAGAAGCGGCGACGCAACGCTCGCAGGAATTGGGCAAGAACGAAAGCCATCATCTCTAA
- a CDS encoding HEAT repeat domain-containing protein, which produces MRCILSLVTLGTLLLLSDPSWARREALTAEQKSQMERIDRVLITVLALSDKGNVEAGPLVDVVATRMKEFDYTPVTDASQPYDAELKIKCEQKKTWEGTTTMGSDADLPDAPSRIWKGPACQLGYLLNGKKMAWRKEVRTDFDDAQAAATLAKAGDPTAFAMAKLQARLEDYDFPALITAEWGQEARLFRLYDDPKTPVARKVKLVSLFGELFSVKAIPRLLDGLNGSDRSIAKASALALGNIGQKDTIPVLIKTMKSGAPDLRAPAAKALGIVGALHGDFTIVEPLLETLNTDDVAVKTEVAWALGKLPDMKSYEPLFALQKSLYRVHENDADPNLVKLKEAVNWSIKQIDTWEHVQ; this is translated from the coding sequence ATGAGATGCATCCTCTCGCTTGTGACCCTCGGGACACTGCTCCTGCTCAGCGACCCAAGTTGGGCCCGTCGTGAAGCCCTGACCGCCGAGCAGAAGAGTCAGATGGAACGGATCGATCGCGTGTTGATCACCGTGCTGGCCCTCTCCGACAAGGGCAACGTGGAGGCCGGACCGCTGGTCGACGTCGTCGCCACTCGCATGAAGGAGTTCGACTATACGCCGGTGACGGACGCGTCCCAGCCGTATGACGCGGAACTCAAGATCAAATGCGAGCAGAAAAAGACCTGGGAGGGCACCACCACCATGGGCAGTGATGCCGATCTGCCCGACGCGCCGTCTCGCATCTGGAAAGGGCCGGCCTGCCAGCTCGGCTATCTGCTCAATGGGAAAAAGATGGCCTGGCGAAAGGAAGTGCGCACCGACTTCGACGATGCCCAAGCGGCGGCGACGCTGGCCAAAGCGGGAGACCCGACCGCGTTTGCCATGGCCAAATTGCAGGCACGCCTGGAGGACTACGATTTTCCCGCACTCATCACCGCTGAGTGGGGACAGGAGGCGCGGCTCTTTCGTCTCTACGACGACCCGAAGACCCCGGTCGCCCGCAAGGTGAAACTCGTGTCCTTGTTCGGTGAACTCTTCTCCGTCAAAGCCATCCCGCGCTTGTTGGACGGCCTGAACGGAAGCGACCGCAGCATTGCCAAAGCCTCGGCACTGGCGCTGGGCAACATCGGACAGAAAGACACGATCCCGGTGCTCATCAAGACGATGAAGAGCGGCGCACCAGATTTACGGGCACCGGCCGCCAAGGCCTTGGGCATCGTCGGCGCACTCCACGGCGATTTCACCATCGTCGAGCCGTTACTGGAAACACTGAACACCGACGATGTTGCAGTAAAGACCGAGGTGGCATGGGCGCTGGGCAAATTGCCGGACATGAAGTCCTATGAACCGCTCTTCGCCCTTCAGAAATCTCTCTATCGAGTCCATGAGAACGATGCCGACCCCAACCTGGTCAAATTAAAGGAAGCCGTCAATTGGAGCATCAAACAGATCGATACCTGGGAACACGTGCAGTAG